One region of Microbacterium rhizosphaerae genomic DNA includes:
- a CDS encoding sugar ABC transporter ATP-binding protein has translation MTVALQVKNLRKTFPGVVALADANITVEAGSIHALMGENGAGKSTLIKIVTGVQPADQGAMLLHGTSVSFSNPLESMDAGIGVVHQERNVVRDFTVGENIALSAMPRRAGRIDWPAVWREARRCLEMLDLDLDPRTPMRDLSAAQTQLVEIARGLYRRATVLLLDEPTASLSNDEADRLYTVVHQLAEQGTAIVLVSHKLDEVFAHCDAITVLRDGSTVMESRPIADTSREEVVSTMVGRTLGAMEVEVRTVDRTGTPALELRDVSTSAGHRAISLSVHPGEIVGMYGLVGAGRTELARSILGLERVTAGETLVDGTAVRIRSVRDALQRFRMGYVTENRKEEGVFLLQSITRNIAVTVWTELSRFLGRVPYKRERDTVTEFVEALEIKISTQDQLAGQLSGGNQQKVSLAKWLAAKTRILIIDEPTVGIDVKTKRAFYELIWKLADEGLAILLISSDLAEMVTLADRIIVMDRFTVRGEVDNTHDYDTMSTAVIHRIHRSETAA, from the coding sequence ATGACTGTCGCACTTCAGGTGAAGAATCTGCGCAAGACATTCCCGGGTGTCGTGGCGCTCGCCGATGCCAACATCACGGTCGAGGCGGGGTCGATCCACGCACTCATGGGCGAGAACGGCGCAGGCAAGTCGACGCTGATCAAGATCGTCACGGGTGTGCAGCCGGCAGACCAGGGCGCCATGCTCCTGCACGGCACGTCGGTCTCGTTCTCGAACCCGCTCGAGTCGATGGATGCCGGCATCGGCGTCGTGCATCAGGAGCGCAACGTCGTGCGCGATTTCACCGTCGGGGAGAACATCGCCCTGTCCGCGATGCCGCGCCGCGCGGGCCGCATCGACTGGCCTGCGGTGTGGCGCGAGGCCAGGAGGTGCTTGGAGATGCTCGATCTCGATCTCGACCCCCGCACGCCGATGCGCGATCTCTCGGCGGCGCAGACACAGCTCGTCGAGATCGCTCGCGGCCTCTACCGTCGCGCGACGGTGCTGCTGCTCGACGAGCCCACGGCGTCGCTGAGCAACGACGAAGCCGACCGTCTCTACACGGTGGTCCACCAACTGGCCGAGCAGGGCACTGCGATCGTGCTCGTGAGCCACAAGCTCGACGAGGTCTTCGCTCATTGCGATGCGATCACCGTGCTGCGCGATGGCAGCACCGTCATGGAGTCGAGGCCCATCGCAGACACGAGTCGCGAGGAGGTCGTGAGCACGATGGTCGGCCGCACACTGGGTGCGATGGAAGTGGAGGTGCGCACCGTCGATCGCACGGGTACACCCGCACTCGAATTGCGGGATGTCAGCACGTCGGCCGGCCACCGCGCGATATCCCTCTCGGTCCATCCGGGCGAGATCGTCGGCATGTACGGACTCGTCGGCGCCGGTCGCACCGAGCTCGCCCGTTCGATCCTCGGTCTCGAGCGCGTCACCGCCGGAGAGACGCTCGTCGACGGCACTGCCGTGCGCATCCGATCGGTCCGAGACGCACTTCAGCGCTTCCGCATGGGCTATGTGACCGAGAACCGCAAGGAGGAGGGCGTGTTCCTCCTGCAATCGATCACCCGCAACATCGCGGTGACCGTCTGGACGGAGCTCAGCCGCTTCCTCGGACGCGTGCCGTACAAGCGCGAGCGCGACACCGTGACCGAGTTCGTCGAGGCGCTGGAGATCAAGATCTCGACGCAGGATCAGCTCGCCGGGCAGCTCTCCGGCGGAAACCAGCAGAAGGTGTCGCTGGCGAAATGGCTGGCGGCGAAGACCCGGATCCTCATCATCGACGAGCCGACCGTCGGCATCGACGTCAAGACCAAGCGCGCGTTCTACGAACTCATCTGGAAGCTCGCGGACGAGGGGCTCGCGATCCTCCTCATCTCGAGCGACCTCGCCGAGATGGTCACGCTCGCCGATCGGATCATCGTGATGGACCGGTTCACCGTGCGCGGTGAGGTGGACAACACCCACGACTACGACACGATGAGCACAGCCGTCATCCACCGCATCCACCGTTCGGAGACAGCCGCGTGA
- a CDS encoding enolase C-terminal domain-like protein, producing the protein MSTITAVEIHDLRFPTSLTADGSDAMNQDGDYSAAYVILLTDESVNGEPLRGHGFTFTIGRGNELCAAAAAQYARHLVGRELDDLVGDLGGAYRMLASDSQLRWLGPEKGVVHLAMAAVMNALWDLAARRAGKPVWRYLVELPTETLVDALDLRYLSDEITRDEAIEMLRATEPLRAGRLADLRVAGGYPCYTTSAGWLGYDDEKMVRLLNRAVADGYRHVKLKVGRDLDEDRRRVALARETVGPDVKLMIDANQMWDVPQAIDWVNALAEFDLYWVEEPTSPDDVLGHAAIRAEVAPIGIATGEHGMNRVLFKQLLQAEAIDYCQIDSARMASINEILAVYLMAAKRGIPVCPHAGGVGLCELVQHLSIFDYIALTGTTESRVTEYVDHLHEHFADPCVVEGARYVVPSRPGYSAEILPATIEEFRFPDGTYWRAALS; encoded by the coding sequence TTGAGCACCATCACCGCCGTGGAGATCCACGACCTTCGCTTTCCGACATCCCTGACCGCCGACGGCTCCGACGCGATGAATCAGGACGGCGACTATTCGGCCGCCTACGTCATCCTGCTGACCGATGAGAGCGTGAACGGCGAGCCCCTTCGCGGCCACGGCTTCACGTTCACGATCGGTCGCGGCAACGAACTCTGCGCAGCCGCAGCCGCCCAGTACGCCCGCCATCTGGTGGGCCGCGAGCTCGACGACCTGGTCGGCGACCTCGGGGGCGCCTACCGCATGCTCGCCTCGGACTCGCAGCTGCGCTGGCTCGGCCCCGAGAAGGGCGTCGTGCACCTTGCGATGGCAGCCGTGATGAATGCCCTGTGGGACCTTGCGGCCCGCCGAGCCGGGAAGCCGGTGTGGCGATATCTCGTCGAGCTGCCCACGGAGACGCTCGTCGACGCACTCGACCTCCGCTACCTCTCGGATGAGATCACGCGCGACGAGGCGATCGAGATGCTCCGGGCGACGGAGCCGCTGAGAGCCGGTCGTCTCGCAGACCTCCGGGTCGCCGGCGGCTACCCGTGCTACACGACGAGCGCCGGGTGGCTCGGTTACGACGACGAGAAGATGGTGCGGCTCCTGAACCGTGCGGTCGCGGACGGCTACAGGCACGTCAAGCTCAAGGTAGGTCGCGACCTCGACGAGGACAGGCGCCGTGTCGCCCTCGCGCGTGAGACGGTCGGTCCCGATGTCAAGCTCATGATCGACGCGAACCAGATGTGGGACGTGCCGCAGGCGATCGACTGGGTGAATGCCCTCGCCGAATTCGACCTGTACTGGGTGGAGGAGCCGACGAGTCCCGACGATGTGCTCGGGCATGCCGCCATCCGTGCCGAAGTAGCGCCGATCGGCATCGCCACGGGGGAGCACGGCATGAATCGTGTGCTCTTCAAGCAGCTCCTGCAGGCCGAGGCGATCGACTACTGCCAGATCGACTCCGCCAGGATGGCGAGCATCAACGAGATCCTCGCCGTCTACCTGATGGCTGCGAAGCGTGGGATCCCGGTGTGTCCGCACGCGGGCGGCGTGGGACTGTGCGAGCTCGTCCAGCACCTCTCGATCTTCGACTACATCGCCTTGACGGGGACGACCGAGAGCCGCGTCACCGAGTACGTCGACCACCTGCATGAGCACTTCGCAGACCCGTGCGTCGTCGAGGGTGCTCGATATGTCGTTCCGTCCCGTCCCGGGTACAGCGCCGAGATCCTCCCTGCGACGATCGAGGAGTTCCGATTCCCCGATGGGACGTACTGGCGGGCCGCGCTCTCCTGA